A stretch of DNA from Malus sylvestris chromosome 9, drMalSylv7.2, whole genome shotgun sequence:
GCACAAGCTCTTCATAGATTTCTGGCGCCTTGGTTAGATCGAAAGAATAACTTTGATACTTTGGGGGTTTCATGGGTACGAAcccaccatcattcatcacgATCTTCTGGTCCTTGACTGGTTGGACTAACCCTTTGATCGTCAATGGCTTGAAGGGTGTGGTCATCTCAGCAGCACACACATCTATACTCTTCTCCTCGTGATCATCTTTGCATTCGGGTCCGGCTTCCCCTACCTCTACATGGTGAATAGTAGCTTTATTTTTGTAGAACGGAGGAGTTTTGGAAGTATGTTTTACCTGCTGTTCCTCCTGTAACAGCCTCTCATACTTAGTAGCAGCAATCACCAACTTTTGTAGCTCATTAAACTGTGCATCATAGAACCTTTTTCTCAAAGGTAATTTTAAAGCCCTTTGAGCAATGGATATGAGCTGTGCTTGGTTGACAGGGAACTGACATCTCATCCTTGTCCTTCTGAACCTCATCATAAAATCTTCGGTGGACTCATGATCATATTGTTTCACTTCTACCAGATCATTAATGGTGAGCTCTGGCTCTATCCTGTAGAACTgttcatggaaagccatctccatttgcccccagttagCAATGGAATTGGGGGGTAATAGAGAATACCATTGAGATGCCAATCCTGCTAGTGAATTTCCAAACAACCTCAATTTGTAGTTTGGATTGTCCTCATACGCCACACAGTgattagaaaatttgaaaatatgatctCTGGAGGACACACTGCTGTCTTCCCCTGTGAAAGTCgggaatgcgggcatcttgaaATTAAGAGGGAATGGATTTAACTCATCGATATATTCAGGATATGGCTTCTGGTAGGTAACCCTGAATACTGGATGAACTCGAGGCTGGACGTTTTGAATCACCGTTCTTCTTAACTCAGCCAATTCTTCTCTTAGTTGCTGAGTAGCTAAATTATCATTCTGGCCATGGATAGTTGACTCAATCTTCGGACTCCGGTCATTGCCCGCGTTCGCTTCCCTCCTGGTTTCAGATTTTCTCCAGTTAGATCCTCCACCTTTGTTGACCATCAGGGGTGGCCTATAAGGTAGAGGTTTATCTGACGTAGTAGTAGTTGTTTCTTTCCCGCTAGTTTCTCCAGCCGTGGCTGGCAGTCCAAACTTCATTCTTTCTTGTTCGCTCTGCCtcctattattaaatgataataatgggaagctGGGAAACTCCTTTTCTGAAGCTGACTCCATCACTGCTTGACTTCCTTCAGGTATCACATTCTTCTTTCccctatccttttcttcttctagtaGTGGAAACAAAGGAATGATTGGCTCACTTCTTATAACAACTGGActcattccacttccttgagCACCCTTTGGAGTAGAGAACTCCAAATCCAGCCTCCTTTGTAGATTTCCTGTAAGCATACAGAGTCTGCTTACTTCTCCCTTAGTCTCCAAGGAAATTCTTTCCATGCTTTTCAACACTTGGATCATTGTAGCTTGCAGTTCTTCATTAATCCCTTTCCCCTGTGATTTCTCAGATGTAGTCGAACTACCTGAGACCACCTGTCCGGATGGGGATAAAGGATTTTCTGATTGTTCTGTCATCTGGAAAAGATCCTTCTTGGCTTCTTTTTTAGCAAGTTTATAGCTTCTCTTTTTGGACATgtaagatcttagaagtgtagcTGTTGCtaatcccaccgggcgtgccaaaactatgttcgtcgcaggaatctcctggcagacgagcacacagctcccctgggagaatggcgtcggttgagggtatctgtcgtacttctgctttcttctcgggctcgctcgggcaagcctttgtcgggcagatcttggtcgggcaagacacacttcgggcaaggctcgtcggacagttctgaaagagaaggacagagttaatttgaaagggtgcctttgtggggccttagatgtaggccttaaggctcacaatcaagattaactttgtcgtgctcaggcgtgccactgccatcttcagtatggcagatgttgaatgggtgttaagctttgattggatatgtatacgcccgagaaaccaagttagatataacaggtgcctttgtgaggccttaggtataggccttgaggcttcctgtcaaactaaaccagcgcttggatgtatcatatttggtcttttatggttgccagagtcttatcactattatacttttgattatctgaatccaagaggtaggacgaacccaaatgagtgcctttgtagggccttaggtataggccttgaggcttcccatcagagttaatccttatactcggaccaactagaccacAACATGgaatgaagctaaatagatgccttcgtggggccttaggtgtaggccttgaggctttctatcagaattcactccctgcttaagccttttctacgaatcaagatataatagcaacaaaacggagaaatagattgattacttgcgccccaagtaacttcggacttctcgcttatcaaaGATTGTCGTtgatgggttgagtccacatagagttcttttttatgccttgaggccaaggacttttaaactgatctttaaattacatgcccgccgggcttaagacttagatctgatttgaactctgacacgattcagatcggatccaagtgctgaagactcattttcattatgactttgctagaaataacttgtatataactgggaatctataacatgttattgtgcttttaaaagaaagaaaagacaaagacaaagcaaagatagtcgggtaagtttgaaccttatcggccaaggctgaacttcttacaaaatctatctttgtggctctgtcagaggtctgaaagcttttaaaggggttgacgggggagaagaggatacaaaatgaatcgataccaccatgaacaaggtagcagagctattacaggggtttgggaaggtttatcccgaatgggatgaaggcttgtgctgactacagtttcgttgaaggcaaatctggcttgagcagagttttggcttttgtttgtttgtttgagtgtccttaattctgtcttctcttcttccttttatagacgacttcagcttgggttcctgtagcaatagcggtTGCCCGAATGtggtttggtgatgactcactagcttttttacatgaatgccaccaataaagtactttattgggctgtgcagtgactgaataacctaccccctgtggtctttgagcaggtaagcaggtggcctttgtaacttgtgcccagccgaaagcctctttcctgcctcctaagttttcctctgggccttgggtttgggccggctttctctctggcccaaagttcagattttatcccaaacaagAGTAGCCCAAATGAAGAGATATATCGATATCAAtgaaaatatcggtaaaattaaatataagaaAAAATTAGCTATAAAACATATAGTGCAGCCATGTGAACCTCTACAAACTTTAAAACAGACCAATAATGCTTCCGTTTAACATATAAAATGATGGTTACAAACATACAGGTGTACAAGCTACAAAGCGGCATCGTTTTTACCCTGCCATGAAAAACCTCCTAATCAGGAAACTAAAAGACTAGGACGGTTTGTATAATCTCAGCTCAATGAATTCACGAGCGAGTTAGTTGTCCAAATCGCACCACCAACACAAACCACCTAGTATCTCTACTGAGACAAAATGGTCCATCAAAATATCTGTTTGGGTTCGGTCAGTGACGGTGAGAGATTTTGGATGATATGGAGCAAGGAGAGAGGCGACCGTCGATGCAGAAGCAATCACAATATCAAAAATGTGATCTCAACCGTGATGGAAAGAGAGTTGAGACGGACGGACAGCGGGTGAGGGAGTATATGACACGAGAGAGAAATATTCCATCATCTCTGATCTCATTTCTTATTAGAGGGGAAGGTCATGGTCGTAAGAGATTTCAGAGTGGCTATCCAACATTTTGGCAGTGGATGCTAATGTATTAATtcgtatttaattaataaaatctaTTTTTTTTCGAGAAAAATGAACATAAACTTGGCCATAATCTGACTACACAAGATTAATTCCTTTATATATAGTTACTAAAACTGGGCAGCCACATCTACATAAAATTTACCTTAActcaaaacaaaaaggaaaaggaaaaaaaatttcatggtCTTCCTATGCTTTAAGAATAGGTATCTTTTTGTGTCCGTGCAACAAAAGTTTGTCCAATTTTGGAAGAGTCTATTTCACTGCTTTATAACGTCATGGCCTCACCCATGCGTTACGTAAGCAACTAGTCGTCGTGGCTGCTCGATCCTTCCATCAATTCAATATTACCATCACTAAGCTGCTGTTGCAAGAACCATATATTCTCTTCATTCCACAAATTCTCCACTGATGTGTCCCCACCGGTTGAACAATAATCGATTTGCTCAAAGTCATGAATATCTGAATTTATACCATTTTGACTATAACCCGACCCGTTTTCTGAACCATATTGACCGCTGCATGGATAAGTCATGAATTCATCACCACTGCTAGTACGGTCGGTGGGAATTGAACAAGCTTGAACCTGATCATATGAGTCTGATGAAGTACTGCCAGAGGTTTTGGGCACGAAATTAGTGTCAACCCAGTACTCAAACTCGGATCTCGTAGTGGTACAAGTCCTGGGTTGATCTGGTAGAGATTCAGGCAAGCCCCCGATCCGTTCAATTAGACGGGGAATCCATACGTAACGCATGGCATCTTGAAATTGTTTGCTGTTAACATCACACTTGAGCTGTTTTGCTTGCTTTTGCACTCTTGTTCTCCAATAGTTCTTTATCTCATTGTCTGTTCTACCGGGCAAGTGTTCGGCTATCTTGGACCACCTAATTATATGATTGTGCCATTAAAGACAACACACACAGAAGATTAGGAACAACGACATACATGTATATGTATCtgcatatgtatatgtatatgtacctGTTACCCCAGCGTGAATGAAGTTGAAGAATTATAAGCTGTTCTTGGAGAGTTATGTTTCCACGTCGAACGCTTGGTCGCAAGTAGTTTAACCACCTTAATCTGCAGCTTTTTCCAGTTCGTTTCAGACCTGACTAAGTATTATCATATTAGTACTTTGTCCAAAATCATAGTGATCGGAGTTGGCCAAGGCATAAGTCTTCCCAAGAATTTCAAAAATTAAGGATTGGAAACTATATACTAGTTTAAGCTATGATGCATGTAACTTacattccaaaataataaatattgaATTCTATTTATTCAAAGGCTTAGAAGGAAGAAATGGTAGATAATACATACGACAACTACATGACTAAGTAAACTAGTTATTGGTATATTGGTATTTTTCTTCAGTCTTGAAAGAGTTTGGAAGAGAATTACGTACCTGCATGACGAGCCAAGGAATTCCAGCGGCCTTCACCGTGAAGGTTGACGTAATCGATGAGAATGGAGTCCTCCTCGGCTGTCCATGGACCTGTTCTTAAGCCCAGTCCTTCTTCAATTGGTTGATCaggagctgctgctgctgctaatGAGCCATAACCTGCTGATTTCATCTGATCATGTACGTTACTAGTATCCATTTCCTTTTGTCTGGTTTGAGTTGGAAGACAAAGAATACGGATTAGTTTAGGATTTAGTTTGCAGGGTACAGAAATTAATTAGTTGACCCTGTTAGGATTTCCTTGGGGATTACAATTCATGAGAAGGGTTTATATATAGATCAGAGAGAAGACTGAAAAATAGGATTGGACCGaataaattaccaaataagaaaaaagtGAGCATATCTACTGTGCCTGTGATAGAACGCGCTCAAGACTGAAGACTGAAGACTGAAAGTTACAATAAATTAGTATTAATAATtctagtgagagagagagagagagagagacatctTCCATGGCACAAACATACAAATCCTTCATTCTTGTTTATATACATTTAATCTGAAGTTGACCCTTTGACCTTTGCACCCATCTAATTCTCACTCGTATGAACTTCTAAATTTCTGAAACTAGCTTGGGTTTTTTTCTTGTTCctttaggtaccgtttggtacgtaggacgggacgggacggaacgggacaaGCCGTTCCGtctcacgtttggtgcgcctaaaaactgTGGAACGGGTTGTCCCATGGAACGAAATTTGACTAATTTTTCATTCCACCTCTTCCCTTTGGAACGatccgttccacatccgtggaacataaatttataacattttatgacaaaatttctccttatctttttcaatatttacatcatctgttccgtcctgttccgtcccgtcccgtcccatcctgttccgtcccgtcccgtctcgtTCCGTCCCGTTTGCGTACCAAACAGTACAATTATGGTTCTAACTAGTGGTAGTTTTCTATTATCCATTTCTATACATTATTTTATGTACGCTATTTGAAGGCCTTATTATATATGATTTGTACATGTGAAGAGAACGTGATAGACAAATTTTCAGGAGAACTAAacgttaaataaaaaaaagaaagcattGGGATGACCTACCAATTAACTTCTTCCTCTAGAAACTATCATGCATGTATACTGTTTGTAGTATGCACCATAAATCCCATGTCATTCGTCCGTACTCCATGGTTCGCCAAATTTTTTAATGTATATGGATTTCGTTTGACCAGAAAATACGATATGGTATATGTATGTGGATTTAAAGCATCTTTAAATCTTATGTGGAATGCTGACTAGTCACTTTTGACCATAAATATTGCCCCACCCAAATAGTCTTTTAGGTGATCTGAATTCGGAGTAATGTTTGAAGTTGTTGCTTCTACCTTCAATtgcaattttatttaattttaactcaTAGTTCTCATCATCCACTAgaatattaaatttttaaaattggttttactgttgatttattttaatatgggtCCTATATGatataaaataataactaaCATATTGATTAGAATATActgaatttgacaaaaaaaaatcgaCATACCCATTGGAGATGTTAAACAAACTTAATGCATATGTTTGAAAAAATGGTTGGGTGTTTAATTTAGCTTTCACTATGAACTCTATGTGTTGTATACCTTCATCATGACTCCATAAGCCCTATAGATATTACTAAAGTTCATTATGCTTACGGTTATTGATAAATATGTTGGAAAACTTAACTAGTTAGCAATTGGTTTACTCTTATGTTAGGGTGTTGGTATGTTGTCTATTCAGGTTAGATTGTACTATATTAGGTTTAGATTGTTTTTCAAGTCTATTTCTACTCACCCCTAACCTTGGTTGATTCTTATGTTAGGGGTGTTCGTATGTTGTCTATTCAGGTTAGATTGTACTATATTTTCTACTAGTGTTAGAGTGTTTTTCGAGTCTATTTTTACTCACCCGTAACCTTGGTATAGCATTACCCCTTCTAGAATTGGGTCGCATCTATTAAACTAACCATGGCTAGTCTAtgcttttaattaaatttttatcaaaaagaaaaaaaaaatatgctttCTGTTGTAGCTTATTTTGTCTGACAGGGTTAAGAGGGCCggcggcaaggagaagagagagtgagagagatgtgtttgtagaattgttttCCCCTCCTacatagtgcctttatttatagtagaatccaatataatctaggatttacacaatcacacttaaactaggaaaatttacaacactcccccttgagtgtgtaaatactcaaggtagatttagcatcatgcagaagttaaggaagtcgactcgtcgacactgattctaaggaacaacacttattctcaataaaataggaacttgcataagtaaaTGATTCTCACTAAAAAAActctaaggctatggcaaaaacccgagaAGGGACAAAATTCATAGTTTAAGGAAAAATGCGcaagaaatgcaaagtcaaaagaaacatcTACGGGACGTCATTAgagatatgaccagcccaaggtgggtgcctcattaaaacctagttaggtagcaaaaactcagtgggaaaaatgctcctaatcgtaaggaaaaagagtacattaagatcaagcaagtatcttcaagatactccccctgagtttgacacaattccaaagagaaatagcaatgttacaactcagaaagtttatgcataccaattccatgaagaAGCTTTTGAAACGTCGTCTTTggcagtgatttggtgaagagttCTGCCAAATTGTCTTGTGaatggatttgcttgacttcaatcttcttatgctcttgttgttgatgtgaaaagaagaaTTTCGGCACAATgtgtttggtgttgtctcctttgatgtaacccttcttgagttgttcgatacatgttgcattgtcttcaaagatcatcgTCAGGACATCAACGGCAAGATAGAGATCGCAGAAgtttcgaatatggcccactattgctctcaaccaaaagcattcccgagttccttcatgtaaggcgagaatttcaacatagttagacgaagtggcaactaagatttgtttagttgacctccaagagattaCAGTGCCTCCAACAGTAAAGAATCAAATAAAGTGTTTTcacataaagtactaaaaagTGTTTCCATACCCCAGAAACATTTCTTCCAACTATGCTAGAAACAATTTTGAATCCTTGCAAACTGACTCTTAATGCAGGCCAAGTTTTATCACCTCATGTGGCATCATTACAGGCATTTTAAATTATATACTCATCTACAGTGAGATTTATCGATTTTCATGTACATATAGTATATATTTATTTGGCATTTCACTTAGATCCAAAAAATTTATTATGCACTCTAAACCTTATAAATTAAACTAGAAACTTTGTATTAATAAGAATAGTGCA
This window harbors:
- the LOC126581933 gene encoding transcription factor MYB108-like, producing the protein MDTSNVHDQMKSAGYGSLAAAAAPDQPIEEGLGLRTGPWTAEEDSILIDYVNLHGEGRWNSLARHAGLKRTGKSCRLRWLNYLRPSVRRGNITLQEQLIILQLHSRWGNRWSKIAEHLPGRTDNEIKNYWRTRVQKQAKQLKCDVNSKQFQDAMRYVWIPRLIERIGGLPESLPDQPRTCTTTRSEFEYWVDTNFVPKTSGSTSSDSYDQVQACSIPTDRTSSGDEFMTYPCSGQYGSENGSGYSQNGINSDIHDFEQIDYCSTGGDTSVENLWNEENIWFLQQQLSDGNIELMEGSSSHDD